From the Shewanella amazonensis SB2B genome, one window contains:
- a CDS encoding nucleotidyltransferase family protein, which translates to MTEKWKSVTLSATSTIREALEIINREALRVALVVDKDRNLVGVVTDGDIRRGLLKNLSLSDGIALVMNTNPTTAESGTPKQDLVELMQRKGIISVPLLKNGKIVGLETLQSALTRPTYPNPVLIMAGGFGTRLKPLTDDCPKPMLKIGQRPILETLIMQMVKCGFEHFYVSTHYMPEKIHSHFGDGKNFGANITYVHEDVPLGTGGALGLVKDKLQDDLPLIVINGDVLTTVNFERLLEFHLINQADATMCVREYEYQVPYGVITTKGKKISGMVEKPVQHFFVNAGIYVVSPAVYKSVEPNSHIDMPALLEKHMHARDRVYTFPIHEYWLDIGRMDEFNKAQSDIEVLGIN; encoded by the coding sequence ATGACTGAAAAGTGGAAATCTGTAACTCTTTCAGCGACATCTACCATCCGCGAGGCGCTTGAAATTATCAACAGAGAAGCCTTAAGAGTAGCGCTGGTGGTTGATAAAGATCGAAATCTTGTGGGCGTTGTCACCGATGGTGATATTCGAAGAGGTCTGCTAAAGAACTTATCTCTTTCAGATGGCATCGCTTTGGTAATGAATACCAATCCAACCACGGCAGAATCGGGTACGCCGAAGCAAGACCTCGTTGAATTGATGCAACGCAAAGGGATTATCTCAGTACCACTGTTGAAAAACGGTAAAATCGTCGGGCTGGAAACTCTCCAAAGTGCGCTGACCAGACCTACTTACCCCAACCCTGTTCTGATCATGGCGGGCGGCTTTGGCACCAGGCTAAAACCTTTAACCGATGACTGTCCAAAACCAATGCTTAAGATAGGTCAACGCCCCATTCTTGAAACCTTGATTATGCAAATGGTGAAATGTGGTTTTGAGCATTTTTACGTATCAACCCATTACATGCCTGAAAAAATCCATTCTCATTTTGGTGATGGTAAAAATTTTGGTGCGAATATCACCTATGTTCACGAAGATGTCCCTCTCGGAACGGGAGGTGCGTTAGGATTAGTGAAAGATAAACTACAGGATGACCTGCCGTTAATCGTGATCAATGGGGATGTATTAACCACAGTCAACTTTGAGCGACTTCTTGAGTTCCATTTAATCAATCAAGCAGATGCGACAATGTGCGTGCGGGAATATGAGTATCAGGTGCCCTACGGCGTAATCACTACCAAGGGAAAGAAAATCTCCGGAATGGTGGAAAAGCCTGTACAGCATTTCTTTGTAAATGCAGGGATCTATGTGGTATCCCCTGCTGTATATAAATCCGTCGAACCAAACAGTCACATAGATATGCCAGCTTTACTTGAAAAACACATGCATGCACGTGACAGAGTCTACACATTCCCTATCCATGAATATTGGCTGGATATTGGTCGAATGGATGAGTTCAACAAAGCACAATCTGACATAGAAGTGTTAGGGATTAATTAA
- a CDS encoding acylneuraminate cytidylyltransferase family protein: MLNDKRVLALIPARGGSKRLPRKNIRLLKGIPLIGWTITAAKQSQYIDEIFISTDDQEILSYAQTLAVWAPELRPAELATDSATSSDVLVYTLNKYAHNYDLVVLLQPTSPFRNAQHIDEALELFIANQAEELASVTPCEHSPLWTNTLPANHSLNGFIKTENLKRSQELPDFYRFNGAIYIFDIKCFLIKKSISYGENSFAYVMDNEHSLDIDTEYDFKLAEAISSLQTQA, from the coding sequence ATGCTTAACGATAAACGTGTGCTGGCTCTCATACCTGCTCGAGGCGGCAGCAAACGCCTTCCGCGTAAAAATATTCGTCTACTTAAGGGTATTCCCCTTATTGGCTGGACCATTACAGCGGCTAAACAGAGTCAATACATTGATGAAATATTCATCAGTACTGATGACCAAGAAATACTCAGTTACGCCCAAACATTAGCTGTTTGGGCCCCAGAATTACGCCCCGCTGAACTGGCAACTGACTCAGCCACAAGCTCTGATGTGCTTGTATATACATTAAACAAGTATGCTCATAATTATGACTTGGTAGTTTTGTTGCAGCCAACCTCTCCATTCAGGAATGCTCAGCACATAGATGAAGCGTTGGAGCTGTTTATTGCAAATCAGGCGGAGGAGCTTGCATCTGTAACCCCGTGTGAACATTCTCCCCTGTGGACCAATACCTTACCCGCAAACCATTCGCTCAATGGGTTCATCAAAACAGAAAACTTGAAAAGATCCCAGGAATTACCAGACTTTTACCGCTTCAACGGTGCCATTTATATATTTGATATTAAGTGTTTTTTAATCAAAAAAAGCATTAGTTACGGTGAAAATAGCTTCGCTTATGTCATGGATAATGAACACTCGCTCGACATCGACACTGAGTATGATTTCAAGCTAGCCGAGGCCATCAGTAGCCTACAGACCCAGGCCTGA
- a CDS encoding GNAT family N-acetyltransferase — protein sequence MNIRLKQAEIKDFDGFLAIRSEAKNVYWSGFSAAPRSETLRQHFINAINSETRKFYLLFMDELVIGYLYIDYDCASNIAEVAYGVSEHFSGKGLAAKMIDMGMSSLPVDCKAVIAWIAESNVASTKSIERLGFIKSNESLLRTFAQEEQPLKFYKFIKNIGEHHD from the coding sequence GTGAACATTCGACTAAAACAGGCAGAGATAAAAGATTTTGATGGTTTCTTAGCGATACGTTCGGAAGCAAAAAATGTTTATTGGTCTGGTTTTAGCGCCGCGCCCCGGTCAGAAACCTTACGCCAGCACTTTATTAATGCCATAAACAGTGAAACCAGAAAATTTTATCTGTTATTTATGGACGAATTGGTAATCGGATATCTATATATTGACTATGACTGCGCCAGCAACATTGCTGAAGTTGCTTATGGTGTTTCGGAACATTTTTCTGGAAAGGGCCTGGCAGCGAAGATGATCGATATGGGAATGTCTTCACTTCCTGTAGACTGCAAGGCGGTGATTGCATGGATTGCTGAATCAAACGTTGCTTCGACTAAATCCATCGAGCGTCTTGGATTTATCAAATCGAATGAGTCACTACTCCGAACATTTGCCCAAGAAGAGCAGCCTTTAAAATTCTATAAATTTATCAAAAACATCGGTGAACACCATGACTGA
- a CDS encoding motility associated factor glycosyltransferase family protein, producing the protein MSIESSVTPIFSVTQFGETYLPSVNRTLFENQPSEKLFEREYPNLFTKENHLYVIVGTDSGLLANYVLEHKLPKGSRYLFVELESVMALMNIEIPENVKDRVKVHSLATFAEAIEQDPIPVYFIKKATRTYKSQAAKYAYITEYVSLLSNVEKIMEQQTFVHSETLNQKLFVKRQLENVADNLVPAKVLSESFSGKSCIILAGGPSLDESLPWVINHQEELVIFAVSRICRQLCSIGLIPDIVVSVDPYEASFDVSKEMLTLPESVLFINSNHIEPRLLANWRGPSVYTGSYLPWNSEETDANISTVGPTVTNAAVKVAASMGFEQILLAGTDLCFSSSGDTHAKGSLEAAAGANMSIIGDWVDTYNGSKAETSIQMVHAREALEYEVTQLQAGQKIFNLSAQAAMVKGIEHRPTSNIQLSGPLEKSTVITKLTQPPPRKERIQKISDAKIQLNKAYESLKSIHDASVEALKINTVLKTTKSSHSDAYYRSLLGRIDKIEQQLSERYSSMYQFIKFFGYAEFTQFLTPTDSSEWQRKDLFFMSDAYYRAVRSSAEQLIQLISQAQEKVSLRLEELSPNANSGVLFRKWAEYQEFGRAMIWQKANMGILSGLQLGQIQALNEKFNELIHQKSNYSKRIEKSHSKLDQVERKLLLLQSTHNGFGLSQLAAILKSRAATDKEAGRLYRLADCFYHQLKGEHSLALGTLLKLDESQLTEREFKEMASLGLKVQKPEISLLALDKLIEYSDEYYPLYASVLKLTGQYQHAAETYLEYLNKYPGDVVTWIKFGQFMVEAGERDMAISAFHQAEQADPGNAVAKQYLSELYHQ; encoded by the coding sequence ATGAGTATCGAAAGTTCCGTAACCCCCATATTTTCGGTAACTCAGTTTGGTGAGACCTACCTTCCCAGCGTCAATCGTACCTTGTTCGAAAATCAACCTTCAGAAAAGTTATTCGAACGAGAATATCCAAACCTTTTCACAAAAGAAAATCACCTCTATGTGATAGTAGGGACAGATTCCGGTTTATTGGCAAACTACGTACTTGAACACAAGCTTCCAAAGGGCAGTCGCTACCTGTTTGTCGAACTGGAATCAGTGATGGCTTTAATGAATATAGAAATACCTGAAAACGTGAAGGACAGAGTAAAGGTACACTCTCTCGCCACGTTTGCTGAGGCCATAGAACAAGACCCTATACCGGTGTACTTTATAAAAAAAGCGACCAGAACCTATAAATCCCAAGCCGCAAAATATGCCTATATCACTGAATATGTGTCCCTGCTAAGTAACGTTGAAAAGATAATGGAGCAGCAGACCTTTGTTCATTCAGAAACGCTGAACCAAAAACTGTTTGTAAAACGTCAGCTGGAAAATGTGGCAGACAATCTTGTACCGGCCAAAGTACTTTCCGAAAGTTTTTCAGGCAAGAGCTGTATCATCCTCGCCGGCGGCCCCTCCCTTGATGAAAGCTTACCCTGGGTAATAAATCATCAAGAAGAGCTTGTCATTTTTGCAGTTTCAAGAATTTGCCGCCAGTTATGCTCAATTGGCTTAATCCCGGATATTGTCGTATCGGTTGACCCCTACGAAGCAAGCTTTGATGTCAGTAAAGAAATGCTAACGCTTCCTGAATCGGTATTGTTTATCAACAGTAATCATATCGAACCCCGATTACTGGCTAATTGGAGAGGTCCCTCTGTTTACACAGGTAGCTATCTTCCATGGAACAGTGAGGAAACTGACGCCAATATCTCAACGGTTGGCCCCACTGTTACGAATGCAGCAGTCAAAGTTGCAGCCAGTATGGGATTCGAGCAGATCTTATTGGCTGGTACCGATCTTTGTTTTTCCAGCTCTGGAGATACCCACGCTAAAGGCAGTTTGGAAGCCGCCGCTGGCGCCAATATGAGCATCATTGGCGATTGGGTCGACACGTATAACGGTTCCAAGGCTGAAACGTCTATCCAAATGGTACATGCACGGGAAGCGCTTGAATATGAAGTAACCCAACTCCAAGCGGGTCAAAAAATATTCAACTTATCTGCCCAAGCCGCCATGGTTAAAGGAATTGAACATAGGCCCACATCCAATATCCAACTATCCGGTCCCTTGGAGAAAAGCACAGTTATCACCAAACTGACTCAACCACCGCCAAGGAAAGAGCGTATCCAAAAAATTTCGGATGCCAAAATTCAACTGAACAAAGCATACGAGTCGCTTAAGTCAATACATGATGCCAGTGTCGAAGCGCTTAAAATCAACACTGTCCTCAAAACAACAAAATCAAGCCACAGTGATGCTTACTATCGTTCGTTATTAGGACGGATAGACAAAATTGAACAGCAGCTGTCTGAGCGTTATTCATCAATGTATCAATTTATTAAGTTTTTCGGCTATGCCGAATTTACTCAGTTCCTTACGCCGACTGACAGTAGCGAGTGGCAGCGAAAGGACCTCTTTTTTATGTCGGACGCATACTACAGAGCTGTACGTTCCAGCGCTGAACAGTTGATACAACTCATTTCCCAGGCTCAGGAAAAAGTCAGCTTACGCTTGGAGGAATTATCCCCTAACGCAAACTCTGGTGTGTTGTTCAGAAAATGGGCTGAGTATCAGGAATTTGGTCGTGCCATGATATGGCAAAAAGCCAATATGGGCATACTCTCCGGGCTGCAGCTAGGGCAAATTCAAGCATTGAATGAAAAGTTTAATGAACTGATTCATCAAAAATCGAATTACTCAAAGCGAATTGAAAAAAGCCATTCGAAGCTGGACCAAGTAGAAAGAAAGCTTCTGCTGCTGCAAAGCACACACAATGGCTTTGGCCTGTCGCAACTGGCGGCAATTCTGAAAAGTAGAGCCGCGACAGATAAAGAAGCGGGAAGATTATACAGGCTGGCAGACTGTTTTTATCATCAGTTGAAGGGAGAGCATTCACTCGCGCTGGGCACGCTCCTCAAGTTAGATGAGTCACAGCTCACAGAGCGGGAATTCAAGGAAATGGCCTCCCTTGGCCTCAAGGTGCAAAAACCTGAAATCTCCTTGCTGGCGCTGGACAAATTGATTGAATACAGCGACGAGTATTATCCCCTCTACGCCAGTGTGCTTAAATTGACTGGTCAGTATCAACACGCCGCCGAAACCTATCTTGAGTACCTGAATAAGTACCCGGGTGATGTGGTGACCTGGATTAAG
- the neuC gene encoding UDP-N-acetylglucosamine 2-epimerase, whose translation MRKISVVTATRAEYGLLRGLLEDINAASELELQLIVTGTHLSPEFGLTLRQIEEDGFCINKKVEILLSSDTAVGVSKSMGLALISFAEVFDELKPDILVVLGDRYELIPIVSAANIARIPVAHLSGGELTEGAIDELIRHSVTKMSQLHFTAMEEYSRRVVQMGELPSRVFTVGEIGLDNLKRIQLSSKVEFENSIHRKLMPKNLLITYHPETTQEVEKVRNDFELILKALDQLDNTLLIFTNANSDVGGRSVNMMIDEYVDSHPEKSIAFTSLGVKRYLSALQYVDAVVGNSSSGIVEAPSFRIATINIGERQKGRVRASSVVDVDVDSEQILKALEAIYSDDFKAHLKETVNPYGKGDSVQKVIAVLKSVDLDSLKRKPFYDLTIG comes from the coding sequence CAGCTGATCGTTACCGGCACTCACCTTTCTCCGGAATTTGGACTCACGCTTCGACAAATCGAAGAGGATGGCTTTTGCATCAACAAAAAGGTGGAAATACTCTTGTCATCCGATACAGCTGTTGGCGTCAGCAAGAGTATGGGACTGGCATTGATAAGTTTTGCCGAAGTGTTTGATGAGCTGAAACCCGACATACTCGTGGTATTGGGCGATAGATATGAACTCATTCCGATTGTTTCTGCTGCCAATATCGCCAGGATACCAGTGGCACATCTGAGTGGTGGAGAGCTTACTGAAGGGGCAATTGATGAACTGATTCGCCATTCAGTAACAAAGATGTCTCAACTGCATTTTACCGCGATGGAGGAGTATTCAAGACGAGTCGTTCAGATGGGTGAACTCCCTTCGAGAGTGTTTACCGTGGGCGAGATAGGCCTGGATAATCTCAAACGTATTCAACTGAGTTCTAAAGTTGAATTTGAAAACAGCATACACCGTAAATTGATGCCTAAAAACTTGCTGATTACTTATCATCCGGAAACTACCCAAGAGGTTGAGAAAGTTCGTAATGATTTTGAGCTTATCCTAAAGGCCCTTGACCAATTAGATAACACGCTGCTCATTTTTACGAATGCAAATTCCGACGTAGGCGGCCGCTCTGTCAATATGATGATCGACGAATATGTCGATAGCCACCCAGAAAAATCTATCGCATTTACTTCTTTGGGAGTAAAAAGGTATTTATCCGCATTACAGTATGTTGATGCGGTTGTAGGTAACTCATCCAGTGGAATCGTTGAAGCCCCTTCATTCAGGATAGCTACCATCAATATTGGTGAAAGACAAAAGGGAAGAGTGCGTGCATCAAGCGTTGTAGATGTCGACGTGGATAGTGAGCAAATCCTCAAGGCCTTAGAAGCCATTTATTCTGACGACTTTAAAGCACACTTGAAAGAAACTGTAAACCCATATGGAAAGGGTGATAGCGTCCAAAAAGTGATTGCTGTGTTGAAATCTGTTGACTTAGATAGCTTAAAGAGAAAGCCATTTTATGACCTCACTATTGGCTGA